The Syngnathoides biaculeatus isolate LvHL_M chromosome 1, ASM1980259v1, whole genome shotgun sequence region GAGGCGGAGCTACACAAGCGGGAGGCGGAGCTCCGTACCGGAGAAGCCGAGCTCCAAAGGATAAAGGAGGCGCTGCGGCGAGAGGAAGAGGAGACGCTCGGCAAGGAGGCGGCGCTTCACAGGAGAGCTGGGGAGTTGCGTAAACAAGAGGAGGAGCTACgcgagagagaggaggaggtggacaaGAGGGAGGAAGAGGCGCTCGCCAAGGAGGTGGCGCTACACACCGGTAAGGAGGAGCTGCGGAACAGACAGCGGGAGGTAGAGGAGAGGCGAGAGGACCTGCAGGCCAGAGAGGAGGAGGTGCATCAACGACAGGAATCGCTTGACAAACGAGAGAAGGAGGTCCTCAAAAGGGAGCGGGAGCTAGCTGAGGAGCTGCAGAAGAGAGAAGAGGGTGTGCAAAAGACTGAAGAGGAGGCACACAAAAGAGCGGAGGTGCTCGACGGAAGGGAGGAGGAGCTACAGAAGAACCAGGGGGAGTTGCGTAACAGAGAGGAGGAGGTGTACAAGAGAgaggaggaggtgaagaaaGGACAGGAATTACTTGacaaaagggagaaggagatcCTTAAAAGCGAGGAGGAGCTGCAGAAGAGAGAAGAGGGTGTGCAAAAGACTGAAGAGGAGGCACACAAAAGAGAGGAGGTGCTCGACGGAAGGGAGGAGGAGCTACAGAACAGACAGCAGGAGGTAGAGAAGAGGCGAGAGGAGGTTCATAAAGGACAGGAATTACTTGACAAACGAGAGAAGGAGGTCCTCAAAAGGGAGCGGGAGCGAGATGAGGAGCTGCAGAAGAGAGAAGAGGGTGTGCAAAAGACTGAAGAGGAGGCACACAAAAGAGCGGAGGTGCTCGACGGAAGGGAGAAGGAGCTGCAGAACAGACAGCAGGAGGTAGAGAAGAGGCGAGAGGAACTGGAGACCAGAGAGGAGGAGGCGGACAAAGGACAGAAGGAGCTTCACAAGAGAGAGGAGGAGGTGCATCAACGACTGGAATCGCTTGACAAACGAGAGAAGGAGGTCCTCAAAAGGGAGCGGGAGCTAGCTGAGGAGCTGCAGAAGAGAGAAGAGGGTGTGCAAAAGACTGAAGAGGAGGCACACAAAAGAGAGGAGGTGCTCGACGGAAGGGAGGAGGAGCTACAGAAGAACCAGGGGGAGTTGCGTAACAGAGAGGAGGAGGTGTACAAGAGAgaggaggaggtgaagaaaGGACAGGAATTACTTGacaaaagggagaaggagatcCTTAAAAGCGAGGAGGAGCTGCAGAAGAGAGAAGAGGGTGTGCAAAAGACTGAAGAGGAGGCACACAAAAGGGAGGAGGTGCTCGACGGAAGGGAGGAGGAGCTACAGAAGAACCAGGGGGAGTTGCACAAGAGAGAGGAGGAGCTTCACAAGAGAGAGGAGGAGGTGCATAAAGGACAGGAATTACTTGACAAAAGGCAGAAGGAGATCCTCAAAAGCGAGGAGGAGCTGCAGAAGAGAGAAGAGGGTGTGCAAAAGACTGAAGAGGAGGCACACAAAAGGGAGGAGGTGCTAGACGGAAGGGAGGAGGAGCTACAGAAGAACCAGGGGGAGTTGCACAAGAGAGAGGAGGAGCTTCACAAGAGAGAGGAGGAGGTGCATAAAGGACAGGAATTACTTGgcaaaagggagaaggagatcCTTAAAAGCGAGGAGGAGCTGCAGAAGAGAGAAGAGGGTGTGCAAAAGACTGAAGAGGAGGCACACAAAAGAGAGGAAGTGCTCGACGGAAGGGAGGAGGAGCTACAGAAGAACCAGGGGGAGTTGCATAACAGAGAGGAGGAGGTGTACAAGAGAGAGGAGGAGGTGCATAAAGGACAGGAATTACTTGACAAAAGGCAGAAGGAGATCCTCAAAAGCGAGGAGGAGCTGCAGAAGAGAGAAGAGGGTGTGCTAAAGACTGCAGAGGAGGCGCATAAAAGAGAGAAGGAGGCGCTGAAAAGGGAACAGCAGCTACAGAAGAACCAGGAGGAGGTGCACAAGAGGCAGGATGAGCTCCagaggagagaggaggaggTGCAGAAGAGGTATGAGGGAGGTGCAGGACAGTGGAGGTCATGGTGATGGGTTGATGAGCGGTCTTGTGACTTGTTGCAGTTTTGACGCCGAGTTGCAGCAAAGGGAATGCGTCGTCCGAGACGTGAAGGTGAACGGCgaccttcttctttcttctttctttcgccGCCCGCACTGACACGTGTCGTCCCGCAGGAGGCGCTGGAGCGAGAGGAGCTGGCCAGGCTGAGAGCGGAAGAAGAAGCGGCAGCCGCCCGAGACGACCTACTCAAGGTACGGTCGCGACCGGATCCCCGCCGCAACCTGGCCTTAACAATTCAAGGAATAAATACCAAAAAAGCACGAGCAAGGAATAGAAACCGAAAAATattcatcccaaaaaaatgggaaattccTGCGGCGAGACCTCCCGCTCGCTTCAAACTTTGTGTCCGCTCTCTCCCCGTAGCgctcctcccagcatgcttcgGTGCTGCAGGAGCTGAAGGAGGCGCAGGAGCAGCTGCGGCTGGCGTCCGAGGAGatggccgggatcgaacgcgtCCACGAGGAGCGGCGGCGAGAGGAGCGTGAAGTGCTGCACCGACAGCAGGAGCTCCGCCGACAGGAGGCGCAGGAGCTCCGGTAAGAAGGGGAGGCGGGGcaagggcatttttttttttgtcccaaaggCACTTCATAAAACCGGATTATTTCTCCATATTTGCATTTGACAAGCCGAGAGTCCGCTGGCCCCGAGTTGCCATTTTCACAGCCGAAATGGAAGACGTCCTCGCACGGCTTGTTGGTCAAATTCGCTTTTGTAAGTCGTCGTAATGACTCGCAGATGGCGGCATTGCGTCAGGTCCGCACGATCAAGGTCGGCGTCGCCGTCGCCAGAAAAGAACGATGGCGATGATGGAGTGAGTTGCAGGGACGGCGTGTAAAGACGCCGCCCACCTTCAAGCGGGACGTCCCGAGCCGACTTGTCGCTTCCGACACGATGGCGATATTGCAGTCGTTGCGAGTATTGGCCcgtgaaaaatactttttttttttgtgtggtcgCCTTATTTGTCGTGTGGAATGTTGAAAAACGTTTGAGTTAAACGCTGTCGACAGTCGCCATGTGGTTGGGGTAACTAGACGACAATTACTAACCAATTGCATCCAAACGGTTTAACCTAGAAAAATGCATATGATATACTACAGCAGTTGAATAATTCCATTCCTCCCCGCCCCTCAAGGTCGAAATAACCCCTATGTCAAACTTTAACACACGTACGTACATCCCGGAGGAATCCTGGTCATAATATTTGTGGCTGTAACCAGCGTTCTGCGGCCCAGTCTGGAATCAACGCTCGCTTCCGGACTCTTCAAATACTTTGACTTTTGCCGATCTGGGGAATTCTGGAGCAAAAACACTGGCAGCTGGAACGGATCAATGGAATATCACTTCTGACGTTTCTGACGGTGGGTCAGGAATTCAATCGGGACTTTTCTGTCATCAGGAGTCGCTCGGCATCCCTGCAGGAGCAGCTGGAGGAGCAGCGGGCGCAGATGTCGCGCGCCAACCTGGAGCGAGGCCACCTCAGCGCGGACCTGCGCACCCTGCAGGAGGCCAAGGACGCGCTCGATGGTCAGGACTTGACTTTGCGTTTTGCGCCGATCGGCTCTGATGTCACCACTCGCCGATCCGATCGAGAACCTGATTAGCCCGCGATGCCGTCGTGCGCGGTACATCGGAACGCAAAAGCTTCTTTCTTTTTAGCCTTGTCGAGTGTCTTGCGACGTAACTTTCTGACCACGGGTGACAAAGGAGGTCACTCTGATGCGCCGTCTTTTGTGAGCGCCGCGCCGGGGTTCCGTTCTTACGGGAACAATGTGTGCTGGCGGTCGGCGCTCCTCGGGAGAAGACTTTCTCTCGTGAATTGTTCCAGCTGTGTTTATGTACTTTTAATGCGATGCGGCAAGAAAACGTGGCCTAGCGCTCACAGTTGTGCGTAAACGAGCCAGCATTATGTCAAATATTGACTTTGACATTAAAAGTTTTGGTGCGTCAggtaattacaataaagtagTTTAATTAGGGTACGGTAGCCCCCCATTACTTCTGTCGTGTTGTAATGTTGGCTTGACATCGACTGGAGAATACTTTTCAAGATACGCAATGTACCGTAGACAAGTATGTCAAGTAACCGAACGAGTCATCGCTCTGTTTTGTAATCGGACCGGTTTACTACTCTTACACACACTCATCCGATCGCCCATCCCATCGGCAGTCACAACCCGTCTTTCTCCTCCAGGCGAACTACGACGTCTACGGGAGGAGCTGTGCAGAGTCACCTCCCAAAAGGAGCACCACCAGATGGAGAAAGAAAAGTCCtggaagatggaggaggagcGCCTGAAGAAGGAGTTGGGAACCAAAGTCGGGGAGCTGGACACCCTGAGGAGGTGCGTGGAAGGCCTACAGCAGGAAATGAAGGaacaggaggcggcggcggcgttaaAGGAGAAAAAAGCTCTAATAGCAGAAGGAGAAAGGATCCAagtggaagaggaagaaaagaggaaagagTTGGAGGACGCGGGGAGGCGGACGGAAGCGCTACTGAGGGAGCGGGAGGCGCGAGTAGAGCAACTGACAAAGGAATTGGGGACAAAAGACGGGGAGGCGGAGACTCAGAGGAGGCGCGTGGAAGGACTGCTGGCTGAAATGAGGGAGCAGGAGGAGCAACTCGGGAAGGAGTTGAGAAAAAAGGACGAGGAGGTGGCGACGCTGGAGAGCCGCCTGCAAGAAGAACGAAAGCAGCGGGAAGAGGCCCCGGGTAGAGAGAAGAAAGAGCTGGCGGCGGAAGCCACGGCGAAGGAGCTGGACACGCTGAGGAGACGCGAGGAAGTGCTAGTGAAGGAAATGAAGACGCGCGAGGAGCAACTCCGGGACGAGTTGGCAACAAAAAACCAAGACTTGGAGACCTCCAGGAGGCGGGTGGAAGTGCTACTGAAGGAAAGGGACGAGGAGTTGGAGACCATGAGGAGGCGCGTGGAGGAAATGAGGGCTGTGGCGGCACAGGCAAAGAAGCCACTGGAGGAGGACGGAACGggaaaggaggaggagcagcagaCAGGGTTGCTCCTCTCTCGCATCGCACAGCTGGAAAAGGAGAACCGGAAGGTGGAGGAGCTTAAGGAGGCGCAAATAAGGACAATTcgggagaaggaagaggagctCTGGCGCGTCGGAGAAGCCCCGAGGTTGGCGGCGCTCCGGCAGGAGGAGCAAACTGGCGAGCTCCGGGAGGCCGAACGAAAGCGCAAGGAAAAGGAGGTCAGAGCGGAGGAGCTGGAGCTCCTGCTTGCGGAAACCCAGCAGAGgcgcgaggaggaggaggccccCCGGAAAAGCGTGGCGCGGGATCGGCGAGAAAAAGGGGAACAGGAGCGCGTGCAGGAGGTGCTGAAGCTGAAAAGCATGCTGCAAGAGCGGGAGGAGGAGGTGCAGCGGTTGAGAGGCGCACAGGAGAAGGGTAATGAGGCGGAGGTGCAGAGGCTCAGAAACGCGCTACGGAAGCCAAAAGGTGAGCAGGAAGAGATGCTCCGCCAAGCCAGTGAGGAGGTCCGGAAGCTCAGCGGTATGCTGCAAGAGCGGGACGAGGAGGTGCGGGAGCTCAGAAGCttgctgcaaaaacaaaaagagaaggaggaggaggaggaggaggaagaggaggagttgCTGAAGCTGAAACGTGCGCTGCGGGAGCGGGACGAAGAAATCCTGAAGCTCAGGAGCATTCAGGACAAGCAGGACCGGGATCTTCTGAAGCTCACGGGCATACACGAGCTAGATGAGCAAGAAGAGCAGGCGCTCCAGCGGCCAAATACAGAGGAGGAGCGAAGGGAGCAGTTGCGCAAGCTCCAAAAcctggaggagaaggaggagaccCAAAAACTGAGAATCTTACAGGAGAAGTTTGAGGAAGAGATCCAGAACCTCAAGTGTGCTCTGCAGGAGCGAGAAGAGGAGGTCCAAAGGCTGCGAGAAGTACAGAGGAGTCATCCTGAAGGGAGGAGGCGGCAGGACGACAATCCTGAACAGGTGGAGGGGAAGGACCCCGAATTGGAGGCTCGGCAGGAGCTGGGGAGGACCAAAGAAGAGCTCTCGGTCCGCAAAGACCAATGGCAGGAGGAGGCGCCGAGCCGGCGGCAGCAGAACGGAATGAACACGCTGGAGGAGCTACGGCGGCGCGAGACGGAGCTGCTGCTCCTAGACGCGGACCTGAAGgccaaagaggaggaaaaagtgCTGAGGCCTGAAGAGGAGTCAGAGGTTCTTAAGGAGGCTCTGAGGAGGGAAGCCACGAGGCGACACGAGCTGCGAAAGGAGCTGAGAGGCGCGCGGAACGCGCTGGACGACATGGAGCGCGACGTCCGGGGCCTGCGGGAACAGGTACGCCTCCTGCACGCGTAGCCGTTTTAGCGGCTcgctttttgtttgaaatttacGCGCACAAAAAAACGGAGCGACTTGCAGCACGATTCAAACTCTGCGGATGCCGGTGCAAAAATGCGCCCCATCCACTATGGTCGCTGCACGCTGACAAATTTGCTCCCAAtcggaatcatctttatttgggTTGCGCAGTACGTCCGACGCACGCCAGGACTTTGTCGCTCGGGTACGACCGCGAGATTGCCCATTGGGCCGACGGGACCCAAAGGCAGCGTTAGGGGTTAGGGTTGCGGCCGCGTGTGGCGTTCCGCTGACAAAATATCCACCGTGCGGTGGGTGCGCTCTCCTCAAGGTGGCGCTAAAACGGCACTGACTCTACTCCCTCCAGCAGATGGAGGACACGCGGGGGGAGGCCACGAGGACGCCAAGGAGGCTCCGGCGGGTATGGCCTGACGACGGTTTCCACGGCGACGGTCTTTGCCGTCGCTTTGGCGACTTTATGCCGCCTCCGTCTGacccaggaggaggaggaggaggagcgtcTCAGGAGTCGGCTTCCGAAGGAGCGGGAGGTGGAGGCGGGCGAGGCCGACCGGGACCGAGGAGCTGAAGTCAAAGGCGAGGACCAGGACGGGAGGAGGACCGAGGAGGACGAAGGGAGGATGTGCGAGAAGGCGAAGACGTACCGTGAGGGGAGGCGCCCTTGGGAAAAGGGCGCGAGCGGTCCGGGGAGCTCCGACGAGGACCAGAAGGAGTTGAGGAGATCCGCGGAGGAGCCCGCGAGGCCGACGGAGGCTCACGTAAGAAGGCTCGCAATGCGACAGTTTTGATGACTACGATCGCCGTCTTTTTCACAGGAAaggaagggttagggttagggctcaccccgaaaaaaaaaatgcttcagagGGGGCGGGGCcagcctgatttaaaaaaaaaaaaaaaaagtcatattccAATTTGAATTTGCATTCCAATCAATGAGTATTTCACTTCCTTTCATTTCCAAACGGCGCCGTGTAGGCGGCGAGGCCGAGGCGGGACGACGGGCGCGCCCGGCCGGCGGCCTTCGGGCGGCGGCGACACCAGAGGGGGCCCGGCGAGGGGGGCGGAGccaggctgctgctgctgcagagtCGCGTGGCCCGCCTGGAAATCAAGCTGGAGCGGGCCAACGACAAGAACCTCAAACTCAAGATGGGGAAAGGCTCGCTGGCGCAGGTATGCGCCAAGGAAAAATATTGATTCGTTCATATTTGGGGTTGCTATGTCATTTCATACACGCAAGTTGAGCTAAATATGACATTCTTATGCATATTGAGCACCCGAAGGTTGTTGATTTCTCGATGCGATTGTTGCGCCTTTGCGATGAAGGAAGGAATAATCTGCCAAATGAATTCATGGGGGAAGAAAGAAATTCACTCATCAAGAATCGATAGATGAATGTATTGATTGAAGGACTGCGTGAAACTTGAATGCGACGTCGTCCTCAGGCGAGCGGCCCGACCGGCCGCCCCCCGGACCCCCCCCGCAAGCGACGCGACGGCGGCGGGAAGCCCCGCGAGGATCTCAGCCGATCGCTGGCCGCCGTCACGCTGCGCCCGGGTGACCGGGTCGAGACGCGGCGATTGGACCGcagcctgagggaggaggagctacGTGACCAAAATGTTGTATGAGGACACGTAAGAGTCGTGCAACGGAATGTGCGTCATCATCCCATCGATCGATCGAAAGACGCAGCACGCGCAATTCCCTTTTGCAAATCAATACATTTGACCAATGGGAGAACGGTCGCCGGCGGTCCTCCCGTGTCGAACGCTCGAGGGCGCCGTTTGCCCTCGTCCCCGTTTGAGCGCCCGACCGGGAGAAACGCAGTTGACGCCTGAATTCTTGCCGCCGTCATTTCCGAGGGAAGCTTGATGATGTGCGGCAAGTTTTCCCCAAAGATgttgattccatttttttcgggGCTGTGTTTGTCGTCAAGGTGTGACCGGACACCTTTTCGCAACGCAGCCGAGCGACGTCAATGCCTTCCTTGTTATCCtttagcccttttttttttttttgtaattttttgtaatttatttcccGAAATTTGTTGTTCAGATGACGCCTGCCATGggatttgtattattattttttatcctcATCTTGACGATTGCAGCTCTGAATTTGAAAGGAACTCTTCAAGTTTGGCTTTTTCATTGGTGGACACCCACAAAACCAAAACCGCATCAAAAATCTAATCAATCCaatccaaaaagttttttttttttttttttttttttttttttttattatttttatatgattATTCCTTATTGTATCTTATTAAAGATAATTCCTGATCTTTGTGATGACAGTAGATTAGATCAAATATGTTTATCTGTCGTCATATCTCGTCGGAGGGCCCGGTCCGGTTCAGTTCCAGCATTGcgccatcaaagtctgcttccGGGGGCTGGCCAAAGCAGTTTTAGATGCGGGATGTAAatatcaatttcattttttttggctttggggGTTCCATTTTtaagtagggtttcaagcctgggtCAAGGTTTCAAATTCAGCTTTGaagtttgggtaaaaaaaaaaaaaaaaaaaaaaaggcttcatcTTTACTGGTAACGATTGGCGAGTGAAGCGATCGAGAGCAGTCGGAGACGGAGGCCTTGCCCGAGGGCACGTCAACGGCGGCCGGTCGCAGTCACATTTGCGCCGCGGCGCCGCTCCTTTGTTTTGCTGGCGGGAGCAAAGCGGCAAGTCGCCGGGAATGATGGGAATGCGGCAGCCGCCAGCGGTGccaattttctccaaaacggaAAGCTGAGACGCGAGCGGACCTCGACGGTTCCGAAAATTTCCTCGGAAAGCGCCAACGTAGTCGCCATCGAGCGTGACTTTGCCGTTTTGAGACGGGCGGGCCTGAAAAACGATGACTCCGACCCTCATATTGCGGAAAATGTATCTCAGATGGCGCCGTCTGCTGCGGGTTCAAGTCCGGCCCCGCccgccacatcccaaaatcacgcccgacctctcgcccaaagtgaGCCGTCGGGAGGGGGAAGCGGCTGCCCGGATGCGTCGGGCCGTCCATTCCGACGTCTTTCACGTCGTCAGTCGTCCGCTCCTTCAGATCCGCGACGGGCGCAGCGGGCCCGACGGGAAAGTCGCTGCAAAGGGATTTTGTGTCCCTTTTTGCGGGtcccaagggggggggggcctcggaGCTGATGTTTGATATGCTGATAAACGTGTGCAGAATAGAAAAGGGGTCGCGGGAAGAGGATTGGCGCTGGCGCTCGGCTTCGTGTTGCCGGGCAGATTTGGGCGGGCGGAACGTGCTCGTCGACGGACGCTCGCGTCTTCTTCCTGGTCGACAAACAGGAAAGTCTCCAGAAACCCAGTTGTGGGGTCTCTTTCGCTAACCTTTCTTCTTTCGCAATCGGTcacggtgggaaaaaaaaattctcggaGCGTTTCACGGCCAGAATTATTTTCCCGCCGGCGACCGCTCGAGGGCgcggtccgcctttcgcccaaatgaggataagcggctcggatggCTTAGGCATATAAACGTAAGAGCGGTACTCAACAAACGTTCCAAAAATGTTTCCGAAGTCAATAAGAAGCAGACGACGTGGCATCATTTTGGGCCGCAATCGTGTCGATCATCATTAGAAACAAGAAAATTCAAGGCAATTATGAATGCAGGTCCTAATTCAATAAATGAATACTAATCAGACTGAAGAAAGGTGAAAGGTCAAACTTCTTTGCGATCTCAACCCAAAGCCAATGAAACGGCTCGGAGTGAAGGAGGCGGAGCCGAACGCCCGTCGCCCTTGCCGTCCTCTGATTGGCCCCCACGTGTCGGTGGGCGCGGCCTGCCCTGGGAGACGCCGGGGTCTGGGAGGAAGaccggaaggaaggaaggaaggaaggaaggagggaaggaaggaagacctCCTCCCGTTGCCGCTGCTCCTCCTCTTATTAATCTTTCTCCATTTgcgccccgccccccccaatTCCTCCACTCGTGCTCGTGGACCGCCAAGCGCTTGCAAAGCctccgatgatgatgatgatgatgacgacgatgatgtcTCGCGACGCGGACGTCCATCGGTAAGTCGGGCCGATTCTTGAAAGGTGCCAATCACGCGGCGTCGAACCACCGGCAAGGCTGAGCGACGTGACGTCATCGACGGCTCGGGTCGGGGTTATAGGTCACCGAAGTTCAACGTGCAGGCAGGAAACGCCGACGAGGTGATGAAATGCGCACGAGGTTACAcaagagtcattttttttgttgttgttttgggggggggggggggcagatatTTGCTCGCTATCACCGATTCGACTGCAGGGCGGTCTGAGCCCGGACGGATTTGGTCCATTGCAGCCAGAAATGTCTGGATGCAATTTCGCAACCGACTTTTTTTCTCCGCTTGTAATGATGGAAGTTGCGCTGAAGCTCGCAACAATTTGCAGCTGCGGTCCTCAAAGTGTTGGGAATCGAACTCGGtagtgattttattttggggCGGGGTGCGCTTCAAACTGGGAAGGAGGCGGCCCGCGACCGAAAGCGTCTTTGCCTCCGTCGATCCGTTTCGATTCCCGCACCAGCGAAACGCTTCCGTACGTCGGACAGGAAGCGCCCGAGTTTGGCGCCGTGTGTGCGCGATATTGAACAGTTGGCAGACTTTGTGGATGAGTCAAGTTATTGATCGATTTCTCCATCGATGCACGGAAGATCCGCAGACTCGGATCAGGTGACGGAGCGACTTTTGGCTGCGGCCAAACGGAATCGTGTCGTTGGGTCCgcgggaaaatggaaaaatggctTCCGCCGACTTCCAAAAAAGTGACCGCGACTCTTTGTTTGTCGTCTTTCCGGATCCGGCGGGCGTCGTCGTTGAGCCGCCTCGATTCCTTTCGGAGTTGGTGGCCATCTTGTTTCGGGTCGGTGCCGCCGAGCGATAACCATCCCAAAGGTGGGCCGGACGGCGTCGGCTGAAGTGGGTGGGCGGAGTCACCGGGGGGAGGTCAAAGGTCACCAGGAAGACCAATTGCAGTCACCGGTCACCTCACCGCTTTGTACTTGCAGCTGATCCCAATGAAGGCCGGGGGAGGCGTGGCACGCCAACAGACGTGTGCCCTGCGGCCTtcatctgtccgtccgtccgtccgtcagtttattccatttttttcccttccttttctttctctctttccctTTTCCCTTCCCTCCCTCGTGCCACAAACGAATGAGACGCGTTGACGTCAGTTtgcacgtcgtcgtcgtcgtcgatcAGCGTGCGCGTTGATGAAGATTTAAGCCTTTTAAATAATCCCACGATCCAGTAATTATcttgagtttgtttgtttttttgtctccttCCTTGCTCCTTTTTCACTTCGTTGGAGGGGCAGCACGAGTTGACCTCGGTTGGCGGGAGGAGGCCAGACAGGGATTAGATTAGCGATCCAGGTCGGGGGGTGTCCCCGCTGTGCCGTCGCATCTTCGCTAATCCGATCTCGTCCAAGTTCTTCAGGTTTTACAGGCAACCGCCACGTCTCATCTCCCGCTTTGCGTTTCCCGGCGCGCTCAGCGGGGCACTCGGCCCAGAAGCTTGAAAAGCAGGTCAAAGGTTGCGGCGTGAGTCACGTGACCCGGGCAAGGGCGAGCAGATGGccatgctaacgttagcgcgcCGCTAATGCAGCAGATGAGCTTTAGAAGATTAGCGAGAGCTTcctaggaaggaaggaaggaagaaggacaaGAAGATCCACCCGAGAAGTAGAGTGGGGGGGAAATGGGCCACGTAAAGGGAAGTCAACGCAAGAAAATGACAGGAAGTAGACTGGAAGTCAACAGGAAGACTGCAACTTCACCTGCAAGCCAACAAAGAAatgggtgttgttgttgttgcgggTGTTTGTCAGGTCACGCGACTTTTGCTTGACGTTCACGCGTCGAGCGGTCGCCACGGGGAGCAGCCGGCCAATCACACGCCATTCGGCTTTTCTCCTCAGCCGCCGACACCCGCGATGAGCCGCTGACCCCGCAAGATGCCCCCGGCCGACGGGTCGCCGGAGCGGACGCCGCCTCGCGCCCGGCCCGCGCTGCTCCTCTTGGCTTCCTGTTTCCTGTGCGCCTCGTCGTCCTTCCCGCGAGATCTGGACGCCATCAGCGTGGTGGACGGTGAGCGCGCGCCGGCGGTCGCGTCTTCCGGCTCCGCGCTCAACGTGGTGCGTGCGTCATTTTAGGATCCGGCGGTTTTGCGACGTTCCAAAGTCTGCTGCGGGACGACGACGCGCTGCGTCTCGGGCTGGACTTCCAGGGGATGACGCGGGTCAAGCGCGCGCTGTTCGTCTGGGCCAGGTCGGCGCCCGCCCGCAGGacgtgtgtgttgttgttgttgttgatgatgcCTGCCTTTGTTTTGTCGCATGTCAGGGATCACGTGTTTGCTGTCAACTTGAcgacggcggcggaggccttcgTA contains the following coding sequences:
- the si:dkey-230p4.1 gene encoding trichohyalin isoform X2, yielding MDPRLLAAWQRERAELREEARLLQEELAESRAEREELASRARALRERLEESASPSLARGHRAEEEQREMRRRNREGREREARQALLVHRLQKKVAEYRERCQTLEFQLKSGYGQMNNMQTSTRRDTSESLESAPISLEEEQQRATGLARTAAALRLRLSQSERDNDALRADVRELTSDLTSALEEAERRVSRWQRERECASSEAAQHQDRLWCVWRRVMSLRQHCRAVRTAADRDLLEMRAELCRVRFYLQSSCDWASLDLIKMYRPPPSSLASASAAAAAPLSASSGLGTFTVGELLEAESEDRMRDSEGALEVVAQAQAVGKLCGVLKAGAPSQSQSQSQSVLGRDSTSLLSVLSQTESAVQWKQQEVQRAEQLQDDSHKVVKQDVRTRGRQLVEAELHKREAELRTGEAELQRIKEALRREEEETLGKEAALHRRAGELRKQEEELREREEEVDKREEEALAKEVALHTGKEELRNRQREVEERREDLQAREEEVHQRQESLDKREKEVLKRERELAEELQKREEGVQKTEEEAHKRAEVLDGREEELQKNQGELRNREEEVYKREEEVKKGQELLDKREKEILKSEEELQKREEGVQKTEEEAHKREEVLDGREEELQNRQQEVEKRREEVHKGQELLDKREKEVLKRERERDEELQKREEGVQKTEEEAHKRAEVLDGREKELQNRQQEVEKRREELETREEEADKGQKELHKREEEVHQRLESLDKREKEVLKRERELAEELQKREEGVQKTEEEAHKREEVLDGREEELQKNQGELRNREEEVYKREEEVKKGQELLDKREKEILKSEEELQKREEGVQKTEEEAHKREEVLDGREEELQKNQGELHKREEELHKREEEVHKGQELLDKRQKEILKSEEELQKREEGVQKTEEEAHKREEVLDGREEELQKNQGELHKREEELHKREEEVHKGQELLGKREKEILKSEEELQKREEGVQKTEEEAHKREEVLDGREEELQKNQGELHNREEEVYKREEEVHKGQELLDKRQKEILKSEEELQKREEGVLKTAEEAHKREKEALKREQQLQKNQEEVHKRQDELQRREEEVQKSFDAELQQRECVVRDVKEALEREELARLRAEEEAAAARDDLLKRSSQHASVLQELKEAQEQLRLASEEMAGIERVHEERRREEREVLHRQQELRRQEAQELRSRSASLQEQLEEQRAQMSRANLERGHLSADLRTLQEAKDALDGELRRLREELCRVTSQKEHHQMEKEKSWKMEEERLKKELGTKVGELDTLRRCVEGLQQEMKEQEAAAALKEKKALIAEGERIQVEEEEKRKELEDAGRRTEALLREREARVEQLTKELGTKDGEAETQRRRVEGLLAEMREQEEQLGKELRKKDEEVATLESRLQEERKQREEAPGREKKELAAEATAKELDTLRRREEVLVKEMKTREEQLRDELATKNQDLETSRRRVEVLLKERDEELETMRRRVEEMRAVAAQAKKPLEEDGTGKEEEQQTGLLLSRIAQLEKENRKVEELKEAQIRTIREKEEELWRVGEAPRLAALRQEEQTGELREAERKRKEKEVRAEELELLLAETQQRREEEEAPRKSVARDRREKGEQERVQEVLKLKSMLQEREEEVQRLRGAQEKGNEAEVQRLRNALRKPKGEQEEMLRQASEEVRKLSGMLQERDEEVRELRSLLQKQKEKEEEEEEEEEELLKLKRALRERDEEILKLRSIQDKQDRDLLKLTGIHELDEQEEQALQRPNTEEERREQLRKLQNLEEKEETQKLRILQEKFEEEIQNLKCALQEREEEVQRLREVQRSHPEGRRRQDDNPEQVEGKDPELEARQELGRTKEELSVRKDQWQEEAPSRRQQNGMNTLEELRRRETELLLLDADLKAKEEEKVLRPEEESEVLKEALRREATRRHELRKELRGARNALDDMERDVRGLREQQMEDTRGEATRTPRRLRREEEEEERLRSRLPKEREVEAGEADRDRGAEVKGEDQDGRRTEEDEGRMCEKAKTYREGRRPWEKGASGPGSSDEDQKELRRSAEEPARPTEAHAARPRRDDGRARPAAFGRRRHQRGPGEGGGARLLLLQSRVARLEIKLERANDKNLKLKMGKGSLAQASGPTGRPPDPPRKRRDGGGKPREDLSRSLAAVTLRPGDRVETRRLDRSLREEELRDQNVV